One genomic region from Leifsonia poae encodes:
- a CDS encoding SIR2 family protein has translation MATLASTEFHQGCAVCGTHFPVDIPTEIVAAARSRNLVVFAGAGISTEAPGLFPETFYEEIEARLRDEPSGDPFPTVMQEFEYANGRRELIRTLTERIDYISTFRSLQNRTTAFHQELATIAQLDAIFTTNWDDFFERFAGARPFVLDEDFAFFDTPGRRVMKVHGSISNLSTIVATTNDYARREADLRESIMGAKLREFLSTKTLLFVGYSLSDSDFLSVYRSVIERMGAFRAPGFVVTPLDTGSAKELGLTHLKTDGGHFLHLLKSQLEQVGEHVPDERLERAAWVHPLLIAAHSASESMLEDANSFGCFTQSYQDGLLAALGRVGLLRPSGTYSEPRAVEGIVHSYSHLFEKAVGLRRYFDASYIEGYLIGTRSLLLDDDDFFKIPIVQTFSSPTWRARTRDPHLDADSPWWIASPTATLRDYLATARTQESAIAWLADNAISAAGRARRTPGLSTQNRELLASLRPGQVPQHTEFLDGI, from the coding sequence TTGGCAACGCTCGCGTCGACCGAATTCCACCAAGGCTGTGCCGTCTGCGGCACTCATTTCCCCGTCGACATTCCTACGGAGATCGTGGCGGCCGCCCGGAGCCGCAATCTCGTTGTCTTTGCAGGCGCTGGAATAAGCACCGAAGCGCCGGGCCTCTTTCCGGAGACATTCTACGAAGAAATAGAGGCGAGGCTTCGCGACGAGCCGTCGGGCGACCCGTTCCCGACAGTGATGCAGGAGTTCGAATACGCGAATGGGCGCCGCGAGCTGATCAGGACGCTGACCGAGCGGATCGACTACATCTCAACCTTCCGTTCACTGCAGAACCGAACCACTGCCTTTCACCAGGAGCTAGCCACAATCGCGCAGCTTGATGCGATCTTCACAACTAATTGGGACGACTTCTTTGAACGCTTCGCGGGAGCTCGACCATTTGTATTGGACGAAGACTTTGCCTTCTTCGACACGCCTGGTAGACGGGTGATGAAAGTCCACGGATCGATTTCAAACTTGTCAACGATCGTCGCAACGACAAACGACTACGCGAGGCGGGAGGCGGATCTTCGGGAATCCATAATGGGCGCCAAACTTCGAGAATTCCTTTCCACGAAGACGCTCCTGTTCGTTGGCTATTCGCTGTCTGATTCGGATTTTCTGAGCGTGTACCGGTCGGTAATTGAACGGATGGGAGCCTTTCGTGCTCCCGGGTTCGTCGTAACACCGTTGGATACGGGTTCAGCGAAGGAACTCGGGCTGACCCATTTGAAGACAGACGGCGGCCACTTTCTGCACCTCCTTAAGTCTCAGCTAGAGCAGGTCGGTGAACATGTTCCTGACGAGCGACTGGAGCGTGCTGCCTGGGTGCACCCCTTGTTGATCGCTGCCCACAGCGCGTCCGAATCCATGCTTGAAGACGCGAACTCGTTTGGATGCTTCACGCAGTCTTACCAAGACGGTCTACTGGCCGCGCTAGGCAGGGTGGGGCTGCTCCGCCCTTCTGGCACTTACTCCGAGCCGCGGGCGGTCGAAGGCATTGTTCACAGCTACTCGCACTTGTTCGAGAAGGCAGTTGGACTCCGGCGCTACTTCGACGCATCCTACATTGAGGGCTATCTAATCGGAACGCGCTCGCTCCTTCTCGACGACGACGACTTCTTCAAGATCCCTATAGTTCAGACCTTTTCAAGCCCGACGTGGCGTGCTCGCACGAGAGACCCACATCTCGATGCGGATTCACCGTGGTGGATAGCAAGCCCGACGGCAACGCTCCGCGACTATCTCGCTACCGCTCGAACTCAAGAATCGGCCATCGCTTGGCTCGCCGACAACGCCATCTCGGCAGCAGGACGAGCCAGGCGAACCCCGGGACTGTCGACTCAGAACCGCGAATTGCTCGCGTCTCTTCGACCGGGACAAGTTCCGCAGCACACGGAGTTTCTTGACGGGATCTGA
- a CDS encoding YobI family P-loop NTPase, protein MPDDVSAVDGAVDAHPESAVDDRENGTQANFSIHSLRPVFEPAHHEIYVEYLEGELNKPAHRTKHANEEVEDEDVRPHNIALTGSYGSGKSSILSKVLEDLSNRVVSVSLSTLGSEETIARDESAKTDPLATPAITNAIQKEIVKQLLYREKPSSVPGSRYRRIESFRRGRAFGISVLLAAALTAIALLTGATSRVQAIFGNDLWPTVLIYVGVFILVLAMTQGLQALFHNRVWIEKLTSGPASITLTNSADSFFDQYLDELVYFFEANPYDVVLFEDLDRFNDPYIFETLRELNTLLNNSKQIDPRRITFVYAIKDSIFEQLGKLSINGVKLSDEEIRQLAVTNRTKFFDVVIPVVPFISHHNARDLISKEMKASGFQIQKPLLDLVSKHLVDMRLIKNIHNEFGVFEQKILAPGHLDELDPQPLFAMIVYKNLSMTDFEKVKDGTSQLDRVWGDFRKLVNFQIATAESQIRRARSRSRKLELMESRADRLGDQLEEYMSRLMRSVGQTLDQGKLSLATAITLPEIRESNFWKTWLKDESLELTITYRSNVTVQSYYSGQAIFEVKITLDDLRTELDDPLTLDEWDVADGKTMQSDIDENVELRDFLKTATMKDLAERDDLVLESDHGSESFSAMARRHLGNGLALDLIAAGYIDRNFSLYVSLYYDDTVTAKARNYILHSVESGAVDINAEIGTGRQIEALLDEVGDRIFAERSIYNIQLLDHLLASGDVRLDRSMRLIGGDTQEDAAIRTAYFSSGHEQTALVSRLGPNWPGILDFLVTDDSVAEAERADLLDTALSVISPTNRYVATPAMREFIQANYLKMKTLTGERTVYSLETVAAILKETDVTFDSLSLVSEALRPLVIRDSLYRLTEANLTEATGGTDLALDILRAADENVFDHAVANLSTYLDIQENAESTTYTIASYKNFTTVLNKLANKDSNEVRKVAERSSGVSVKKITNLNEKLWPIVAQTKKLAPSYSNIAAYLEKRGHVDDQLAATLNFADKITSLEAVDEPDKSSLALTLLTTDRLNYQKRVELAASLGVVTPLPIGELHLEDHDEGMAGAVLNAGLVEDSAVAFESLGTMRWPIKSSYIRASEHFAEYIRSIGFSTDDFAALAQDPSLPDGIRKAVVLHLDDFRSATGRVALDALARFAVARSLAVGPSNLTVMASTGVDPSLLVQLIVLELDAITAEELLSILRLMPDKYRKLTTTGGQTKLPLTDADLRLADHLVDVHQVSSREPKPSGAEFKVNLRRI, encoded by the coding sequence GTGCCCGACGATGTAAGCGCCGTAGATGGGGCGGTTGACGCTCACCCGGAGAGTGCAGTTGATGACCGTGAGAACGGAACTCAGGCCAACTTTTCGATTCACTCCTTGCGACCAGTATTTGAGCCTGCGCACCACGAGATCTACGTCGAGTACCTCGAGGGCGAACTCAACAAGCCCGCGCACAGGACGAAGCACGCAAACGAAGAAGTCGAGGATGAAGACGTTCGGCCGCATAATATCGCGCTGACGGGAAGCTACGGCTCGGGCAAGAGCAGCATTCTGAGCAAGGTTCTCGAGGATCTTAGCAATCGGGTGGTGAGTGTGTCGCTGTCGACACTGGGAAGCGAAGAGACAATAGCTCGCGACGAATCCGCGAAGACGGATCCGTTGGCGACCCCTGCGATTACGAACGCTATCCAGAAGGAAATCGTCAAGCAACTTCTCTATCGAGAGAAGCCATCGAGCGTTCCCGGGTCTCGCTACCGACGGATCGAAAGCTTTCGGAGAGGACGGGCGTTCGGGATTTCAGTTCTCTTAGCCGCGGCTTTGACCGCCATTGCCCTGCTTACGGGAGCAACATCGAGAGTTCAAGCCATTTTCGGTAATGACTTGTGGCCCACTGTTCTTATCTACGTCGGCGTCTTCATCCTGGTGCTCGCAATGACACAAGGGCTGCAAGCCTTGTTCCACAACAGAGTGTGGATTGAGAAGCTAACGTCCGGACCAGCTTCCATAACCCTCACCAACAGCGCCGACAGCTTCTTCGACCAATACCTTGACGAACTCGTCTATTTTTTTGAGGCAAATCCCTATGACGTTGTCTTGTTCGAAGACCTCGATCGCTTCAACGACCCTTATATCTTCGAGACCCTTCGCGAGCTAAATACGTTGCTCAACAACTCGAAGCAGATAGATCCAAGACGAATCACCTTTGTCTACGCCATCAAGGACAGCATTTTCGAACAGTTGGGGAAGCTGTCGATCAATGGAGTCAAGCTCAGCGATGAGGAAATCAGGCAGCTAGCTGTCACTAACCGAACCAAGTTCTTCGACGTAGTCATCCCCGTCGTGCCCTTCATTAGCCACCACAACGCACGCGACCTGATTTCAAAAGAGATGAAGGCCTCCGGCTTCCAGATCCAAAAGCCACTTCTAGACCTGGTCTCCAAGCACCTGGTCGACATGCGTCTGATCAAAAACATCCACAACGAATTCGGCGTCTTTGAACAGAAAATCCTCGCTCCCGGGCACCTTGACGAGCTCGACCCCCAGCCACTGTTCGCGATGATCGTTTATAAAAACCTGAGCATGACGGACTTCGAGAAGGTGAAGGACGGAACGAGCCAGCTCGACCGGGTCTGGGGAGACTTCCGGAAACTCGTGAATTTCCAGATCGCCACAGCCGAGTCGCAGATCCGCCGCGCCCGCTCAAGAAGCCGGAAGCTTGAACTGATGGAGTCCCGGGCGGACAGGCTAGGGGACCAACTCGAAGAGTATATGAGCCGCCTAATGCGATCTGTGGGACAGACCCTTGACCAGGGAAAATTGAGTCTCGCAACGGCCATCACCCTGCCCGAAATTCGCGAATCTAACTTCTGGAAGACGTGGCTGAAGGACGAATCGCTCGAACTCACGATCACTTATCGCTCGAACGTGACGGTCCAGAGCTACTACTCCGGGCAGGCCATATTCGAGGTCAAGATCACCTTGGATGACCTGCGCACCGAGCTGGATGATCCGCTGACTCTTGACGAGTGGGACGTCGCCGACGGCAAGACGATGCAGAGCGATATCGACGAGAACGTCGAGCTTCGTGACTTTTTGAAGACAGCAACAATGAAAGACCTTGCCGAGCGAGACGACCTTGTTCTCGAGTCAGATCATGGGTCTGAGTCATTCTCTGCCATGGCTAGGCGACACCTAGGAAACGGTCTGGCACTTGACCTGATCGCGGCCGGCTACATCGACAGAAACTTCAGCCTCTACGTCTCGCTCTATTACGACGACACGGTGACCGCGAAAGCCAGGAATTACATCCTTCATTCAGTCGAGTCCGGCGCCGTCGACATCAATGCTGAGATCGGCACCGGGCGGCAGATCGAAGCCCTGCTTGACGAAGTTGGGGACCGGATCTTCGCTGAGCGAAGCATCTACAACATCCAGTTGCTCGACCACCTACTTGCAAGCGGCGACGTAAGACTCGATCGCTCCATGAGGCTTATCGGCGGCGACACGCAAGAGGACGCCGCAATACGAACCGCCTACTTCTCGAGCGGTCACGAGCAGACGGCTCTAGTATCGCGCCTGGGGCCGAATTGGCCGGGGATTCTCGACTTCTTGGTAACCGATGATTCCGTAGCAGAGGCGGAGCGAGCCGATCTTCTCGATACCGCCCTCTCAGTGATCTCGCCCACGAATCGCTACGTGGCGACGCCAGCAATGAGGGAATTCATTCAGGCGAACTACTTGAAGATGAAGACGCTGACAGGCGAGCGCACTGTGTACTCCTTGGAGACCGTGGCCGCGATTCTGAAGGAAACGGATGTCACGTTCGATTCCCTCTCTTTGGTGTCGGAGGCTCTAAGACCGTTGGTCATCAGAGACTCTCTCTATCGATTGACCGAGGCTAACCTGACGGAGGCGACTGGCGGCACTGATCTCGCGCTCGACATCCTTCGCGCAGCCGATGAGAACGTATTCGATCACGCAGTGGCAAATCTCTCGACGTACCTGGACATACAAGAGAATGCGGAATCGACAACATATACGATCGCGAGCTACAAGAACTTCACCACTGTCCTCAACAAGCTGGCGAACAAGGACTCAAATGAAGTGCGGAAGGTCGCCGAACGGTCCTCGGGTGTCAGCGTCAAGAAGATCACGAATCTGAACGAGAAACTGTGGCCGATCGTCGCACAGACTAAGAAGCTCGCGCCAAGCTACAGCAACATAGCTGCCTACCTCGAAAAGCGCGGGCACGTGGATGATCAGCTGGCAGCAACGCTGAACTTCGCCGATAAAATCACCTCGCTGGAAGCGGTCGATGAGCCGGACAAGAGCAGTCTCGCCCTGACGCTGCTCACCACAGATCGGTTGAACTACCAAAAGCGTGTAGAGCTCGCAGCCAGCCTAGGGGTCGTGACGCCACTGCCTATTGGTGAGCTTCATCTGGAGGACCACGACGAGGGTATGGCAGGCGCAGTCCTGAACGCAGGGCTGGTCGAGGATTCGGCAGTAGCATTTGAGTCCCTCGGCACAATGCGTTGGCCGATAAAGAGCTCCTATATTCGGGCCTCAGAGCATTTCGCGGAATACATCCGGTCGATCGGCTTTTCCACGGACGATTTCGCGGCTCTGGCGCAGGACCCAAGCCTCCCGGATGGCATCAGGAAAGCCGTGGTCCTTCATCTAGACGATTTTCGATCTGCAACGGGACGAGTAGCACTCGACGCACTTGCCCGTTTTGCGGTGGCAAGATCTCTTGCCGTCGGGCCGTCGAATCTTACTGTCATGGCGAGTACAGGCGTTGATCCGAGCCTCTTGGTGCAGCTGATTGTGCTCGAGCTGGATGCGATTACGGCAGAGGAACTGCTTTCGATTCTGCGCCTTATGCCGGATAAATATCGCAAACTTACGACTACTGGCGGTCAGACGAAGCTTCCGCTCACCGACGCGGATCTCAGGCTGGCGGACCACCTGGTAGATGTCCACCAGGTGAGCAGTCGCGAGCCCAAGCCAAGCGGTGCGGAGTTCAAAGTCAACCTCCGTCGAATCTGA
- a CDS encoding tyrosine-type recombinase/integrase produces MDAQARPRSEMGSAAAYESARGRRYRARWRDASGVQHEKRGFRTRREARNYMTSVDQSQRSPVSSMPPEARISVGELSVDWLANKQQALKPSSFVPLDTAWRVYVAPRWAATPIGAILPSAVERWVRELGQGTAPTARVRTFADGKPLSASVVVRAVGVLAGILDVAVRDGRISANSARGLSNLPHHDWTPRRRYLTHDQVFRLASAAPDEIRQTLIPTLAYTGIRWGEAVALTAADVDLIRRRLWIYRTATEVEGHIHIGAPKSWRARSVPFPEFLASRLAARVSDRQSDALVFPSASGGFLPRPDTAFRRPSWWNTALRDAHLDHLTPHALKHTAASLAVSAGANVKALQRMLGHKSAAMTLDTYADLFEDDLNAVAERLNERVMADVDPLLIRSLR; encoded by the coding sequence ATGGACGCCCAAGCGAGACCGAGGTCAGAGATGGGAAGCGCTGCAGCCTACGAATCAGCGCGCGGTCGGCGCTATCGAGCGCGGTGGCGAGACGCGTCGGGTGTGCAACACGAGAAGCGGGGGTTTCGCACAAGGCGCGAAGCGCGGAACTACATGACCTCCGTGGATCAGTCTCAGCGCAGCCCTGTCTCCTCAATGCCCCCCGAGGCGCGCATCTCTGTCGGAGAACTATCTGTCGACTGGCTAGCAAACAAGCAGCAGGCCCTTAAGCCATCAAGTTTTGTTCCATTAGACACGGCATGGCGGGTGTACGTGGCTCCTCGGTGGGCGGCCACACCGATCGGTGCAATACTTCCCTCTGCCGTCGAGAGATGGGTTCGCGAACTCGGTCAAGGAACTGCGCCAACGGCCCGGGTGCGCACATTCGCCGACGGGAAGCCCCTCTCCGCGAGCGTGGTAGTTCGAGCTGTGGGCGTCTTGGCCGGCATTCTTGATGTCGCAGTAAGGGACGGCCGCATAAGTGCTAATTCCGCACGCGGATTGTCAAACCTGCCTCACCACGATTGGACGCCGCGACGCCGCTACCTGACTCACGATCAGGTTTTCCGGCTTGCCTCGGCGGCACCAGATGAGATCCGGCAAACCCTCATCCCTACCCTCGCTTACACCGGCATTCGATGGGGAGAGGCCGTGGCGCTGACGGCAGCCGACGTCGACCTGATAAGGCGCAGGCTTTGGATCTATCGAACGGCGACCGAGGTGGAAGGGCACATTCACATCGGAGCGCCCAAGAGTTGGCGGGCGCGGTCAGTTCCATTTCCCGAGTTTTTGGCGTCGCGTTTAGCGGCCCGTGTGTCTGATCGGCAGAGCGATGCGCTTGTCTTTCCTTCGGCGTCCGGAGGCTTCCTACCTCGACCGGATACTGCGTTTCGGCGGCCGTCATGGTGGAACACCGCCCTTCGCGACGCACACCTGGATCACTTGACCCCGCATGCGCTAAAACACACCGCTGCAAGTCTCGCGGTGAGCGCCGGCGCCAACGTCAAAGCGCTTCAAAGGATGCTTGGACACAAGTCTGCGGCGATGACACTGGATACGTACGCTGACCTATTCGAGGACGATCTCAACGCGGTTGCGGAACGTCTCAACGAGCGCGTGATGGCCGATGTTGACCCGCTCTTGATACGCAGTCTCCGGTAG
- a CDS encoding IS481 family transposase → MSKPEVLIQAVVIEGLSYGQVAARYGVSKSLVHRLYHRWLDEGDAAFQARSSRPLSSPNRTSPGVSARILQLRDQLTAAGLDAGADTILAHLDRDGHTPSRATIWRILSRAGLVVPQPQKRPRSSFQRFAAERPNQTWQSDFTHWALTDGRDTEIIGWLDDHSRYLLHLSAHYRVSGKTVTDTFTAAALLHGFPASTLTDNGNVYTTKYAGGARGRGTANAFETLLALEGITQKNGRPYKPTTQGKIERFWQTLKKYLAAHPAATISDLQTVLDDFRDYYNQQRPHRALNRQTPAFAYALIPKAEPTTPGDPNLWRARYDTIDPGGKVSPRYGNRMLHLGAGRHHARTEIIILIHNHDATIISLDGTVLGDYRIDPKQSYQPKLKTAEPRKPRVQPFTMS, encoded by the coding sequence GTGAGCAAACCCGAGGTGCTGATCCAGGCTGTCGTCATTGAAGGACTCTCCTACGGGCAGGTCGCGGCCCGTTACGGCGTCTCGAAATCGTTGGTTCATCGGCTGTATCACCGCTGGTTGGATGAGGGCGATGCGGCGTTTCAGGCTCGGTCGTCTCGGCCGTTGTCGTCCCCGAACCGAACCTCACCGGGGGTGTCCGCCCGGATCCTGCAGCTGCGCGATCAGCTGACCGCGGCGGGACTGGACGCCGGGGCGGATACGATCCTCGCCCACCTCGACCGGGACGGCCACACACCCTCCCGAGCGACAATCTGGCGGATCCTCAGCCGAGCCGGCCTGGTCGTCCCGCAACCGCAGAAACGACCCCGCAGCTCCTTCCAGCGGTTCGCCGCGGAGCGCCCGAACCAGACTTGGCAATCCGACTTCACCCATTGGGCGCTGACCGACGGCCGGGACACCGAGATCATCGGTTGGCTCGACGACCACTCCCGATACCTGCTGCACCTGTCCGCCCACTACCGGGTTTCCGGGAAGACCGTCACCGACACCTTCACCGCCGCTGCCCTGCTCCACGGTTTCCCCGCCTCGACCCTGACCGATAACGGCAACGTCTACACCACCAAATACGCCGGCGGCGCGCGCGGGCGAGGAACCGCGAACGCGTTCGAAACCCTTCTCGCCCTCGAGGGCATCACCCAGAAGAACGGGCGCCCCTACAAACCCACCACCCAGGGCAAAATCGAACGGTTCTGGCAAACCCTGAAGAAGTACTTGGCCGCCCACCCCGCCGCCACCATCAGCGACCTGCAAACCGTCCTCGACGACTTCCGCGACTACTACAACCAGCAGCGCCCGCACCGAGCATTGAACCGACAAACCCCAGCATTCGCCTACGCCCTGATCCCGAAGGCCGAACCAACCACACCCGGCGACCCGAACCTCTGGCGGGCCCGCTACGACACGATCGATCCCGGCGGGAAAGTCTCACCCCGCTACGGCAACCGAATGCTGCACCTCGGAGCCGGCCGACACCACGCCAGAACCGAGATCATCATCCTCATCCACAACCACGACGCAACCATCATCAGCCTCGACGGCACCGTCCTCGGCGACTACAGAATCGACCCAAAACAGAGCTACCAACCCAAACTGAAAACGGCCGAACCCCGAAAACCGCGGGTTCAGCCGTTCACAATGTCCTGA
- a CDS encoding DUF4231 domain-containing protein, which translates to MPTFTDTDIEDELIEIRADISAAEERVRRARIGVGAIKAAVTLVVLMWASAITVSVLFASTVDLSGMWIPVVVVTLVAIIGVSTTAGWGSSSDGPRLIARRQHELALEQLYSQQSLHFSGRDVPVEVRQYAYRGAMQRSILTTRKSGDRYRRVNNSFQSAIIVGSLATTAVASLNTGEGALKWIAVGLSFAVGLSAGFTGYFKYRERAFYLRQTADDVEEQLNAYELGLPPYDTGTESERIGRLTARVESIRVAQQQREQQLDQPKSQPRD; encoded by the coding sequence GTGCCAACGTTCACTGACACCGACATAGAAGACGAACTCATAGAGATCCGCGCTGACATTAGCGCTGCGGAGGAACGGGTCCGCCGGGCGCGAATCGGCGTCGGTGCCATCAAGGCGGCTGTCACCCTCGTCGTATTGATGTGGGCATCGGCGATTACAGTCAGCGTCCTTTTCGCCTCCACTGTGGACCTCAGCGGGATGTGGATACCTGTGGTGGTCGTGACTTTAGTGGCGATCATTGGAGTTAGTACGACGGCCGGGTGGGGTTCAAGCTCGGATGGCCCTAGGTTGATTGCGCGTCGGCAACACGAATTGGCTCTCGAGCAGCTCTATAGCCAACAATCGCTGCATTTCAGCGGCAGGGATGTCCCCGTCGAGGTGCGGCAATACGCCTATAGAGGAGCAATGCAGCGGAGCATCCTCACCACACGAAAGAGCGGAGACCGCTATCGGCGAGTTAACAACTCGTTTCAGTCCGCAATAATTGTCGGCTCGCTCGCTACGACCGCGGTCGCCAGCCTTAACACCGGCGAAGGCGCGCTCAAATGGATCGCCGTTGGGCTAAGCTTCGCTGTCGGGTTGTCGGCCGGCTTTACTGGCTACTTCAAGTACCGCGAGCGCGCCTTCTATTTGCGCCAGACTGCTGACGACGTAGAAGAGCAGCTCAACGCATACGAGCTTGGCCTTCCCCCATATGACACCGGGACTGAAAGCGAGCGCATCGGACGGCTGACAGCGCGTGTCGAAAGCATTCGAGTTGCGCAGCAGCAGCGTGAGCAGCAACTCGATCAGCCCAAGTCGCAGCCCCGCGATTGA
- a CDS encoding IS481 family transposase, which yields MSKARVIVLSVVHQGLTKAEAARKFDVSWQWVHTLVTRYETGGLDALEPHSRRPHTSSTGTPEHVRTRIIALRQQLTTDGLDAGPVTIAWHLEQEHLPVPSTSTIRRILDAAGLITPQPKKRPKSSYRRFEADQPNETWQSDFTHWRLADGTDIEILNWLDDHSRLLLSCTAHHRVTGTDVITTFTTTTEAHGLPASTLTDNGLVYTARFRGSRNGFEYLLAALGIQQKNGHPYHPQTQGKIERFHQTLKRWLTNQTPAATIPELQTQLDRFRIIYNQHRPHRALGRLTPALAYAATIKAQPTPNSLSTHYRVRFDTVDRFGKLTLRRAGKLHHLGIGHEHAGNPVLILVDHTSATVTHLDTGEILSTHHIEPDKKYWRNQTKKPGRWPGSS from the coding sequence ATGTCGAAGGCGCGCGTGATCGTCCTGTCCGTCGTCCACCAGGGACTCACCAAGGCTGAAGCCGCCCGCAAATTCGACGTCTCCTGGCAATGGGTGCACACCCTCGTCACCCGTTACGAGACCGGCGGGTTGGACGCACTAGAACCACACAGCCGCCGCCCGCACACCTCCTCGACGGGCACCCCCGAGCACGTCCGTACGCGGATCATCGCACTACGCCAGCAACTGACCACCGACGGGCTGGACGCCGGACCGGTCACGATCGCCTGGCACCTCGAACAGGAACACCTGCCAGTCCCCTCGACCTCCACCATCCGACGCATCCTCGACGCCGCCGGGCTCATCACCCCACAACCAAAGAAACGACCCAAATCCTCCTACCGCCGATTCGAAGCCGACCAACCCAACGAAACCTGGCAGTCCGACTTCACCCACTGGCGTCTCGCCGACGGCACCGACATCGAAATCCTGAACTGGCTCGACGACCACTCCCGACTACTGCTCTCCTGCACCGCCCACCACCGAGTCACCGGCACCGACGTCATCACCACCTTCACCACCACCACCGAAGCCCACGGCTTACCCGCCTCAACCCTCACCGACAACGGACTCGTCTACACCGCCCGCTTCCGCGGCTCCCGCAACGGCTTCGAATACCTCCTCGCCGCCCTCGGCATCCAACAGAAGAACGGACACCCCTACCACCCGCAAACCCAAGGCAAGATCGAACGCTTCCACCAAACCCTCAAACGCTGGCTCACCAACCAAACCCCCGCAGCCACCATCCCCGAACTGCAAACCCAACTCGACCGGTTCCGGATCATCTACAACCAGCACCGCCCACACCGCGCTCTCGGCCGGCTCACCCCCGCCCTCGCCTACGCCGCCACGATCAAAGCCCAACCAACCCCGAACAGCCTCAGCACCCACTACCGCGTCCGCTTCGACACCGTCGACCGGTTCGGCAAACTCACCCTCCGCCGCGCCGGAAAACTCCACCACCTCGGCATCGGCCACGAACACGCCGGCAACCCCGTCCTCATCCTCGTCGACCACACCAGCGCCACCGTCACCCACCTCGACACCGGCGAGATCCTCAGCACCCACCACATCGAACCCGACAAGAAATACTGGCGCAACCAAACAAAAAAGCCCGGCCGATGGCCGGGCTCTTCCTAA